One Streptomyces coeruleorubidus DNA segment encodes these proteins:
- a CDS encoding AMP-binding protein yields MNSYSHGTSGTALLGDTIGANLDRAVATWPDREALVDVPSGRRWTYARFGAAVDELASALLASGVAKGDRVGIWAVNCPEWVLVQYATARIGAIMVNINPAYRTHEVEYVLNQAGISLLFASLGHKTSDYRAMVEQVRGRCAELREVVYFGDPSWDALLGRRTHGARLQDDGLSCDDPINIQYTSGTTGFPKGATLSHHNILNNGYFVGESIAYTEQDRVCIPVPFYHCFGMVMGNLAATSHGACMVIPAPSFDPEATLEAVQQERCTSLYGVPTMFIAELNLPGFASYDLSSLRTGIMAGSPCPVEVMKRVVTEMNMAEVSICYGMTETSPVSTQTRRDDDLEHRTGTVGRVLPHIEVKIVDPATGVTRPRGRAGELCTRGYSVMLGYWNEPEKTAEAIDAGRWMHTGDLAVMREDGYVEIVGRIKDMIIRGGENIYPREIEEFLYAHPKIQDVQVVGVPHDHYGEEVLACVIPHDPADPLTLDELHTFCQGRLAHYKIPSRLQLLDSFPMTVSGKVRKVELRERFAGGQR; encoded by the coding sequence GTGAACTCGTACAGCCACGGAACCAGCGGGACGGCTCTGCTCGGCGACACCATCGGCGCCAACCTGGACCGGGCGGTGGCCACCTGGCCGGACCGTGAGGCGCTGGTCGACGTGCCGTCCGGGCGGCGCTGGACGTACGCGCGGTTCGGCGCGGCCGTCGACGAGCTGGCCTCCGCGCTGCTCGCCTCCGGGGTCGCCAAGGGCGACCGGGTGGGCATCTGGGCGGTCAACTGTCCCGAGTGGGTCCTGGTCCAGTACGCCACCGCCCGCATCGGCGCGATCATGGTGAACATCAACCCGGCCTACCGCACCCACGAGGTCGAGTACGTCCTCAACCAGGCCGGGATCTCCCTGCTGTTCGCCTCCCTCGGCCACAAGACGAGCGACTACCGGGCGATGGTCGAGCAGGTGCGGGGCAGATGCGCCGAGTTGCGCGAGGTCGTGTACTTCGGCGACCCGAGCTGGGACGCGCTGCTCGGGCGGAGGACCCACGGCGCCCGGCTCCAGGACGACGGCCTGTCCTGCGACGACCCGATCAACATCCAGTACACGTCGGGCACGACGGGCTTCCCCAAGGGAGCCACCCTCTCCCACCACAACATCCTCAACAACGGCTATTTCGTGGGCGAGTCGATCGCCTACACCGAGCAGGACCGGGTGTGCATCCCGGTGCCCTTCTACCACTGCTTCGGCATGGTCATGGGCAATCTGGCCGCCACGTCCCACGGCGCCTGCATGGTCATCCCGGCCCCGTCCTTCGACCCGGAGGCCACGCTGGAGGCGGTCCAGCAGGAGCGCTGCACCTCGCTCTACGGCGTCCCGACCATGTTCATCGCGGAGCTGAACCTCCCCGGCTTCGCGTCGTACGACCTCTCCTCCCTGCGCACCGGCATCATGGCGGGCTCGCCCTGCCCGGTGGAGGTGATGAAGCGGGTGGTCACCGAGATGAACATGGCCGAGGTGTCGATCTGCTACGGCATGACGGAGACCTCGCCCGTCTCCACGCAGACCCGGCGCGACGACGACCTGGAACACCGCACCGGCACGGTCGGCCGCGTGCTGCCGCACATCGAGGTGAAGATCGTCGACCCGGCGACCGGGGTGACCCGACCGCGCGGCAGGGCGGGCGAGTTGTGCACCCGCGGCTACAGCGTGATGCTCGGCTACTGGAACGAGCCGGAGAAGACCGCCGAGGCCATCGACGCGGGCCGCTGGATGCACACCGGCGACCTCGCGGTGATGCGCGAGGACGGCTACGTCGAGATCGTCGGCCGCATCAAGGACATGATCATCCGGGGCGGGGAGAACATCTACCCCCGCGAGATCGAGGAGTTCCTCTACGCCCACCCCAAGATCCAGGACGTCCAGGTCGTGGGCGTCCCGCACGACCACTACGGCGAGGAGGTCCTCGCCTGCGTCATCCCCCACGACCCCGCCGACCCGCTCACCCTGGACGAACTCCACACCTTCTGCCAGGGCCGCCTGGCCCACTACAAGATCCCGAGCAGACTTCAGCTCCTCGACTCCTTCCCGATGACGGTCTCCGGGAAGGTACGCAAGGTGGAACTGCGGGAGAGGTTCGCGGGCGGGCAGAGATAG
- a CDS encoding GNAT family N-acetyltransferase, which translates to MGDIEPGTLVVRRAEPSDRTALTDTDPIAAAGDRARRASIRRWCQQGRALLAEDARGPMGYGVLEYTFFEQGFLTLLTVAPAARRQGVATRLVTAVEAACTTPKLFTSTNVSNLPMQQLLLRAGWQPAGLVHGLDDGDPELFYLCPPANLSRSSTLRTFPETVIGKESRS; encoded by the coding sequence ATGGGCGACATCGAACCCGGCACGCTCGTCGTGCGCCGAGCCGAGCCGTCGGACCGCACGGCACTGACCGACACCGACCCGATCGCGGCGGCGGGAGACCGGGCGCGCCGCGCGAGCATCCGGCGCTGGTGCCAGCAGGGCCGGGCGCTGCTGGCCGAAGACGCACGCGGGCCGATGGGCTACGGCGTGCTGGAGTACACCTTCTTCGAACAGGGCTTCCTCACCCTGCTGACGGTCGCGCCCGCCGCACGCCGGCAGGGAGTGGCCACGCGGCTTGTCACGGCTGTCGAAGCCGCGTGCACCACGCCCAAGCTGTTCACCTCGACCAACGTCTCCAACCTGCCCATGCAGCAACTGCTCCTGAGGGCCGGCTGGCAACCCGCCGGTCTGGTCCACGGCCTCGACGACGGCGACCCCGAGCTCTTCTATCTCTGCCCGCCCGCGAACCTCTCCCGCAGTTCCACCTTGCGTACCTTCCCGGAGACCGTCATCGGGAAGGAGTCGAGGAGCTGA
- a CDS encoding GNAT family N-acetyltransferase, whose amino-acid sequence MRIRPATAAELPALQDIERAAGAPFRDLGMPEIADDEPPALDVLERYRGAGRCWVAVDERGHPVAYLVAEPVDGALHIEQVSVHPRAARRGVGRALLAYAAGRAREEGLTALTLTTFAEVPWNAPYYARLGFRSLTEADLTPGLREIRATEAEHGLDRWPRVCMRAPL is encoded by the coding sequence ATGCGTATCCGCCCCGCGACCGCCGCCGAACTTCCCGCCCTCCAGGACATCGAACGTGCCGCCGGTGCCCCCTTCCGCGACCTCGGCATGCCGGAGATCGCCGACGACGAACCGCCCGCGCTCGACGTGCTGGAGCGCTACCGGGGGGCGGGCCGCTGCTGGGTCGCGGTGGACGAGCGGGGCCACCCGGTCGCGTACCTCGTCGCCGAACCCGTGGACGGCGCCCTGCACATCGAGCAGGTCTCGGTCCACCCGCGCGCAGCCCGCCGGGGCGTGGGCCGCGCCCTCCTGGCGTACGCCGCCGGCCGCGCCCGCGAGGAGGGCCTGACCGCCCTGACGCTGACCACCTTCGCGGAGGTCCCGTGGAACGCCCCCTACTACGCCCGCCTCGGCTTCCGCAGCCTGACGGAGGCGGACCTCACCCCCGGCCTGCGCGAGATCCGCGCGACGGAGGCCGAGCACGGCCTGGACCGCTGGCCACGCGTGTGCATGCGCGCACCCCTGTGA
- a CDS encoding MerR family transcriptional regulator: MRIGELSRRTGVNAHQLRYYEAQGLLEADRGTNGYREYDENAVLRVRQIRHLLGAGLSSEDIAYLLPCAVGEAPELLGCPELLAAMRSRLRRLDDQMAALARSRNALADYIDAAERMGNRAYPPFDDADPERVPA; the protein is encoded by the coding sequence ATGCGTATCGGGGAACTGAGTCGCCGAACGGGCGTCAACGCCCATCAGTTGCGCTACTACGAGGCCCAGGGCCTGCTGGAGGCGGACCGCGGCACGAACGGGTACCGCGAGTACGACGAGAACGCGGTACTGCGGGTGAGACAGATCCGCCACCTGCTCGGCGCCGGCTTATCGTCCGAGGACATCGCGTATCTGCTGCCCTGTGCGGTCGGAGAGGCCCCGGAGCTGCTCGGGTGTCCCGAACTGCTGGCGGCGATGCGGTCGCGGCTGCGCCGGCTGGACGACCAGATGGCCGCGCTCGCCCGGTCCCGGAACGCCCTCGCCGACTACATCGACGCGGCCGAGCGCATGGGCAACCGGGCCTACCCGCCCTTTGACGATGCCGACCCGGAGCGCGTGCCCGCCTGA
- a CDS encoding NAD(P)-dependent oxidoreductase, whose amino-acid sequence MNRTDTPVTVIGLGLMGQALAGAFLKAGHPTTVWNRTTAKADGLVARGARLAPTVGDAVRAGSLTIICVTDYQAVRELFGTGDVGLDGTTLVNLTSGDSAQARETARWAEQRGARYLDGAIMAVPPAIGTPEAVILHSGPQAHFDAHKPTLDALGTVTHLGADHGLASLYDVAGLAMMWSVLNAWLQGTALLRTAGVDAATYAPFAQRIAAGVAEWLPGYAEQIDSGSFPAEVSALETDARAMAHLVEESEAVGVNAELPKLFKAMADRSIAAGHGGEQYPVLIEEFSKPGPGDD is encoded by the coding sequence ATGAACAGAACCGACACACCCGTGACAGTCATCGGACTCGGACTGATGGGCCAGGCGCTCGCCGGCGCGTTCCTGAAAGCCGGACATCCCACGACCGTGTGGAACCGTACGACCGCCAAAGCCGACGGGCTGGTGGCCCGGGGCGCACGGCTCGCGCCGACAGTCGGCGACGCGGTGCGGGCCGGCTCCCTGACGATCATCTGCGTCACCGATTACCAGGCCGTGCGGGAGCTGTTCGGCACGGGCGACGTCGGGCTCGACGGCACGACGCTGGTCAATCTGACCTCGGGCGACTCGGCCCAGGCCCGGGAGACCGCCCGATGGGCCGAACAGCGCGGCGCCCGCTACCTGGACGGCGCGATCATGGCCGTCCCGCCGGCCATCGGCACGCCCGAGGCGGTGATTCTGCACAGCGGCCCGCAGGCGCACTTCGACGCGCACAAGCCGACCCTCGACGCGCTCGGCACCGTCACCCACCTCGGTGCGGACCACGGCCTTGCGTCCCTGTACGACGTGGCCGGACTGGCCATGATGTGGAGCGTCCTGAACGCCTGGCTCCAGGGCACCGCGCTGCTCAGGACGGCCGGTGTCGACGCCGCGACGTACGCGCCGTTCGCGCAGCGGATCGCCGCCGGTGTGGCCGAATGGCTGCCCGGATACGCCGAGCAGATCGACAGCGGCTCCTTCCCGGCCGAGGTGTCGGCCCTGGAGACCGACGCGCGGGCCATGGCACACCTGGTCGAGGAGAGCGAGGCGGTGGGTGTCAACGCCGAACTGCCGAAGCTGTTCAAGGCGATGGCCGACCGCTCGATCGCCGCGGGACACGGTGGCGAGCAGTACCCCGTGCTGATCGAAGAGTTCAGCAAACCCGGGCCCGGCGACGACTGA